In a genomic window of Halobiforma lacisalsi AJ5:
- a CDS encoding SPFH domain-containing protein has product MDILTHILVGGLMQVGLEDPLVLVGALVLVVVLATVWSMVEIVDAYNRGALTVFGEYRKLLEPGLNIVPPFVSRVYTFDMRTQTIDVPSQEAITRDNSPVTADAVVYIRVMNAKRAFLEVDDYERAVSNLAQTTLRAVIGDMELDDTLSRREMINERIRTELDEPTDEWGIRVESVEVREVTPSRDVKGAMEQQTSAERKRRAMILEAQGERRSAIEKAEGQKQSNIIRAQGEKQSQILEAQGDSISTVLRARSAESMGERAVIDRGMETLERIGQSESTTFVMPQELTSMVGRYGKHLSGSDVAEGNGKLESLEFDEETRELIGLDDIAEIIGEIEEAEMDVEAMEKEAQAIKEGEDMPSEGGDVVDVPETRQDGGSDADGS; this is encoded by the coding sequence ATGGACATCCTCACACATATCCTCGTCGGGGGGCTGATGCAGGTCGGACTCGAGGATCCGCTGGTACTCGTCGGAGCGCTGGTGCTCGTGGTCGTCCTCGCGACCGTCTGGTCGATGGTCGAGATCGTCGACGCCTACAACAGGGGTGCACTGACCGTCTTCGGGGAGTACCGCAAACTGCTCGAGCCGGGACTGAACATCGTCCCGCCGTTCGTCTCGCGGGTCTACACGTTCGACATGCGGACCCAGACGATCGACGTCCCGAGCCAGGAAGCGATCACTCGCGACAACTCGCCCGTAACCGCCGACGCAGTCGTCTACATCCGGGTGATGAACGCCAAACGCGCGTTCCTCGAGGTCGACGACTACGAGCGCGCGGTCTCGAACCTCGCGCAGACGACCCTTCGCGCGGTGATTGGCGACATGGAACTCGACGACACCCTCAGCCGGCGCGAGATGATCAACGAGCGGATCCGCACAGAACTCGACGAACCCACGGACGAGTGGGGGATCCGCGTCGAGAGCGTCGAGGTCCGGGAAGTGACGCCCTCGCGGGACGTCAAGGGCGCGATGGAGCAACAGACCTCCGCAGAGCGTAAGCGTCGCGCGATGATCCTCGAGGCCCAGGGGGAACGACGCAGCGCGATCGAGAAGGCCGAAGGACAGAAGCAGTCGAACATCATCCGCGCCCAGGGTGAGAAGCAAAGCCAGATCCTCGAGGCCCAGGGTGACTCCATCTCGACCGTCCTGCGCGCTCGCTCCGCGGAATCGATGGGCGAACGCGCGGTCATCGACAGGGGGATGGAGACGCTCGAGCGGATCGGGCAGAGCGAGTCCACGACCTTCGTCATGCCACAGGAGCTGACCTCGATGGTCGGTCGCTACGGCAAACACCTCTCGGGCAGCGACGTCGCCGAGGGGAACGGCAAACTCGAGAGCCTCGAGTTCGACGAGGAGACCCGCGAACTGATCGGCCTGGACGACATCGCCGAGATCATCGGCGAGATCGAGGAAGCCGAGATGGACGTCGAGGCGATGGAGAAGGAGGCCCAGGCGATCAAGGAGGGCGAGGACATGCCGTCGGAGGGCGGAGACGTCGTCGACGTTCCGGAGACGCGCCAGGACGGCGGATCGGATGCCGACGGCTCCTGA
- a CDS encoding cupin domain-containing protein, whose product MEKVTIDDVETQPNPMGVHSIRRPISAALGCTDFAMNYFELEPGESFSGGYHTHHDQEEVFYVQSGTATFDTENGEVAVDAGEVIRFAPGEFQHGYNAEGATEPVVGFAFGAPGPRHDWDEIESVVHCRECDAERGHGLELTDDGAFRMECTECGTAFTIGGAGDSA is encoded by the coding sequence ATGGAGAAAGTCACGATCGACGACGTCGAGACCCAGCCGAACCCGATGGGCGTCCACTCGATCAGACGCCCGATCTCGGCGGCGCTTGGCTGTACCGATTTCGCGATGAACTACTTCGAACTCGAGCCCGGCGAGTCCTTCTCCGGCGGCTATCACACCCACCACGACCAGGAGGAAGTCTTCTACGTCCAGTCGGGGACGGCGACGTTCGATACCGAGAACGGGGAGGTCGCCGTCGACGCGGGCGAGGTGATCCGGTTCGCCCCCGGCGAGTTCCAGCACGGCTACAACGCCGAGGGCGCAACCGAACCCGTCGTCGGGTTCGCCTTCGGCGCGCCCGGGCCGAGACACGACTGGGACGAGATCGAGTCGGTGGTCCACTGTCGGGAGTGCGACGCGGAACGGGGACACGGGCTGGAACTCACGGACGACGGCGCGTTCCGGATGGAGTGTACCGAGTGTGGCACCGCGTTCACGATCGGTGGGGCGGGCGACTCCGCGTGA
- the guaB gene encoding IMP dehydrogenase, with protein MANDVPEHEPYSSKLQVPEALTFDDVLLRPKESRVEPDDADLSSRVSTNVEVSVPILSAAMDTVTESEMAIAMARHGGLGVLHRNMNIDEMVEEIERVKSADELVIPYDDVVTADPEMTVREVDNLMAHEGVGGAPVVNTRGEVLGIISSTDIRPHLEVNEDDPVTEAMTDEVITVDEGVDPRDAFDLMYEHKIERVPVVDDENLLVGLVTMQGILQRREYSEAVRDEDGRLRLGVAVSPFEEDRAAAADEAGADVLFIDTAHAHNRNVIEGARDIKESVDADVVVGNVGTREAAAELVDFADGIKVGIGPGSICTTRVVSGAGMPQITAVAQVADVASEHDVPVIADGGIRYSGDAIKAVAAGADAVMLGSYFAGTDEAPGRVVTMNGKKYKQYRGMGSVGAMKSGDSDRYLKEEPDEEEDYVPEGVEAATPYKGTLKSELHQLAGGMQSGMGYVGAETIPEFKERSEFVRVSSAGQAESHAHDVVITDEAPNYSPDGN; from the coding sequence ATGGCGAACGACGTTCCAGAGCACGAGCCCTATTCTTCGAAACTCCAGGTACCGGAAGCGCTGACGTTCGACGACGTCCTTCTCCGGCCGAAAGAGAGCCGAGTCGAACCCGACGACGCCGACCTTTCCTCGCGAGTCTCCACGAACGTCGAGGTGTCGGTCCCGATCCTCTCGGCCGCGATGGACACCGTCACCGAGAGCGAGATGGCAATCGCGATGGCTCGACACGGCGGTCTCGGCGTCCTCCACCGGAACATGAACATCGACGAGATGGTCGAGGAGATCGAGCGCGTCAAAAGCGCCGACGAACTCGTGATCCCCTACGACGACGTCGTCACCGCGGACCCGGAGATGACCGTCCGCGAGGTCGACAACCTGATGGCCCACGAGGGTGTCGGCGGTGCACCCGTCGTCAACACCCGCGGCGAGGTGCTGGGTATCATCTCGAGTACGGACATCCGGCCCCACCTCGAGGTCAACGAGGACGACCCCGTCACGGAGGCGATGACCGACGAGGTCATCACGGTCGACGAGGGCGTCGATCCCCGCGACGCGTTCGACCTGATGTACGAGCACAAGATCGAACGCGTCCCGGTCGTCGACGACGAGAACCTCCTCGTCGGGCTCGTCACGATGCAGGGGATCCTCCAGCGCCGGGAGTACAGCGAGGCCGTCCGCGACGAGGACGGTCGACTTCGCCTGGGCGTCGCGGTCAGTCCCTTCGAGGAGGACCGCGCCGCGGCCGCCGACGAGGCCGGCGCCGACGTCCTCTTCATCGATACCGCACACGCGCACAACCGGAACGTCATCGAGGGCGCACGCGACATCAAGGAGTCGGTCGACGCGGACGTCGTCGTCGGCAACGTCGGCACGCGCGAGGCCGCGGCGGAACTGGTCGACTTCGCGGACGGCATCAAGGTCGGTATCGGGCCGGGTTCGATCTGTACGACCCGCGTCGTCTCCGGGGCGGGGATGCCCCAGATCACGGCCGTCGCGCAGGTCGCGGACGTCGCGAGCGAACACGACGTGCCCGTCATCGCCGACGGCGGCATCCGTTACTCCGGCGACGCGATCAAGGCCGTCGCCGCCGGTGCCGACGCGGTCATGCTCGGCTCGTACTTCGCCGGCACGGACGAAGCGCCGGGTCGTGTCGTCACCATGAACGGCAAGAAGTACAAGCAGTACCGCGGCATGGGCTCGGTCGGCGCGATGAAATCCGGCGACAGCGACCGCTACCTCAAGGAGGAACCCGACGAGGAGGAGGATTACGTCCCCGAGGGCGTCGAGGCCGCGACGCCGTACAAGGGCACTCTCAAGTCCGAACTCCACCAGCTCGCCGGCGGGATGCAGTCCGGGATGGGCTACGTCGGCGCCGAAACGATCCCCGAATTCAAGGAACGCAGCGAGTTCGTCCGCGTCTCCTCGGCCGGCCAGGCCGAGAGCCACGCCCACGACGTCGTCATTACCGACGAGGCGCCGAACTACTCGCCCGACGGTAACTGA
- a CDS encoding DUF5794 domain-containing protein: protein MSASEHPVALRLESLVGGNAKLLALVMMLPLIDGVFPALILAGALDEPLGAIQVGLLIFGGSATVAVILAEMTGSPREQAGVVLLVGIPLILLSAVQAALAPAIESVIDILIFERFAALVILAIAAKTASATVGEYLPSPGVIIGLGLVASIDPTGMNLVLMNDPALVANSVLAAAIGVAFALAVALSGPYLREYMDLDRFRFGSAVALGLLPMALVADAFGQAPLAALIVAAIFAIDPPLERAEDEEEEFTAPAVGTGPLPDGGSWGSGSDSGSSQSTSPRPSTTTTTTTSASASASVNPRHPTVEHGANRAGPDLESDDGTDGEPENEDETESEDETEETYPGDDTTDTAGRAPWL, encoded by the coding sequence ATGAGCGCCTCTGAACATCCGGTTGCACTCCGCCTCGAGTCATTAGTCGGTGGTAACGCCAAGTTGCTCGCCCTCGTGATGATGCTCCCGCTGATCGACGGGGTCTTCCCGGCCCTGATCCTGGCGGGAGCCCTGGACGAGCCCCTGGGCGCTATCCAGGTCGGGCTGCTGATCTTCGGCGGGAGCGCGACGGTGGCGGTCATCCTCGCGGAGATGACCGGATCGCCCCGCGAACAGGCCGGCGTCGTCCTGCTGGTCGGGATCCCGTTGATCCTGCTCTCGGCAGTACAGGCTGCGCTCGCGCCGGCGATCGAGAGCGTCATCGACATCCTGATCTTCGAGCGGTTCGCGGCCCTGGTGATCCTCGCGATCGCCGCGAAAACCGCCAGCGCAACGGTCGGCGAGTACCTGCCCAGCCCCGGTGTCATCATCGGGCTGGGGCTGGTCGCGAGCATCGACCCCACCGGGATGAACCTGGTGCTGATGAACGACCCCGCGCTGGTGGCCAACTCCGTGCTGGCCGCAGCCATCGGCGTCGCCTTCGCACTGGCCGTCGCGCTGAGCGGCCCCTACCTGCGCGAGTACATGGATCTGGACCGGTTCCGGTTCGGCAGCGCCGTCGCGCTCGGCCTGTTGCCGATGGCGCTGGTCGCGGACGCCTTCGGGCAGGCACCGCTGGCTGCGCTGATCGTCGCCGCCATCTTCGCGATCGACCCGCCGCTCGAGCGCGCAGAGGACGAGGAAGAGGAGTTCACGGCCCCCGCGGTCGGGACGGGACCGCTGCCCGACGGCGGGAGCTGGGGGTCGGGTTCGGACTCGGGTTCCAGTCAGAGTACGAGTCCGCGTCCGTCCACGACCACCACCACGACCACGAGCGCAAGCGCGAGTGCGAGCGTCAACCCCCGCCATCCGACCGTCGAACACGGAGCGAACAGAGCCGGCCCCGACCTCGAGTCCGACGACGGAACGGATGGGGAACCCGAGAACGAAGACGAAACGGAGAGCGAGGACGAAACCGAGGAGACCTACCCCGGGGACGACACCACGGACACGGCCGGTCGGGCCCCGTGGCTGTGA
- a CDS encoding amphi-Trp domain-containing protein, with product MPEKVLFESESSQDRAAIADYLRRVADNLEAGEAITLSAGDQSVTMEPPARPTFEVKAEREGPTDGPGELSVEFELEWDEGAGGGDGNGELRIE from the coding sequence ATGCCGGAGAAAGTCCTCTTCGAATCCGAGAGCAGCCAGGACCGCGCCGCCATCGCCGACTACCTCCGCCGGGTCGCGGACAATCTCGAGGCCGGCGAGGCCATCACGCTCTCGGCGGGCGATCAGTCGGTGACGATGGAGCCGCCGGCCCGCCCCACCTTCGAGGTGAAGGCCGAACGCGAGGGCCCGACCGACGGGCCGGGCGAGTTGAGCGTCGAGTTCGAACTCGAGTGGGACGAGGGCGCGGGCGGAGGCGACGGCAACGGCGAACTGCGGATCGAGTGA
- a CDS encoding helix-turn-helix domain-containing protein, whose translation MTTVVELEIPADRLGFARTFDRVSTFEFRIGGLIGDSAPLVRVAGPDRHTVDDALEADPSVEVIASVADRANVGGPDSDGSVAASDAEAGSAESNATFDVTASEANVGTAAASRTHRERGRAAPSNGESGPDRGQWLYRLDFRDGLKLFQQIVAENDGAILAAHGRDGRWSLQLLYHDRESVSASHDLFGQYDFRVEVTRISTPEDLERERTPLTETQYETIVAAHELGYFDVPRRITLEELAAELDVSHQALSERLRRSHAALISAELSARLSPAGIDP comes from the coding sequence ATGACCACGGTCGTCGAACTCGAGATTCCGGCTGATCGGCTCGGATTCGCACGAACGTTCGACCGCGTGTCGACGTTCGAGTTTCGGATCGGCGGACTGATCGGCGACTCGGCACCGCTGGTTCGAGTGGCTGGACCCGATCGGCACACTGTCGACGACGCGCTCGAGGCCGACCCGTCGGTCGAGGTGATTGCGAGCGTGGCGGACCGTGCAAACGTCGGAGGGCCGGACTCGGACGGAAGCGTGGCAGCCAGCGACGCAGAAGCGGGGTCGGCGGAGTCGAACGCGACGTTCGATGTCACCGCATCGGAGGCCAACGTCGGGACCGCCGCGGCGAGTCGGACTCATAGGGAGCGTGGACGGGCCGCCCCTTCGAACGGGGAATCGGGTCCCGATCGGGGCCAGTGGCTGTACCGTCTCGATTTCCGGGACGGTCTCAAACTGTTCCAGCAGATCGTCGCCGAGAACGACGGCGCGATCCTCGCTGCCCACGGCCGCGACGGACGGTGGTCGTTGCAGTTGCTCTACCACGATCGGGAGTCGGTTTCGGCCAGCCACGATCTGTTCGGACAGTACGACTTCCGGGTCGAAGTGACCCGTATCAGCACTCCCGAAGACCTCGAGCGCGAGCGGACGCCGCTGACGGAGACCCAGTACGAGACGATCGTGGCGGCCCACGAACTGGGCTACTTCGATGTCCCCCGGAGAATCACCCTCGAGGAGCTGGCGGCCGAACTCGACGTCTCCCACCAGGCGCTCTCGGAGCGGCTCCGCCGGAGCCACGCCGCGCTCATCAGCGCGGAGCTCTCGGCGCGGCTGTCGCCGGCGGGGATCGACCCCTGA
- a CDS encoding bacteriorhodopsin, with amino-acid sequence MIPESTVYVLSGGALGTLALLFAVWTARLPSAVRRYGLAVVVGTASMTVAYFLMSAGVLTVQTTGREQSAARFLGYTGTWTAFAYLLAAVAGAGRRIAAILLAAILWVQWATLVSWVVGGTAELFVSVSMLAALALVVYLLFVPFTRRAGETTGERFLLFSKLKYLTVLGWAGLVTVAIVSEQNLALVDMFVGQVAATYIDVVLLAGLGGIVLRHVDALEATAAGTDAPRDVSSGDLGHDANPVD; translated from the coding sequence GTGATCCCGGAATCGACAGTCTACGTCCTCTCGGGAGGTGCGCTGGGCACACTTGCGCTCCTGTTTGCCGTCTGGACGGCGCGGCTCCCGTCGGCCGTCCGACGGTACGGGTTGGCGGTCGTGGTGGGGACTGCGAGCATGACTGTCGCGTACTTCCTCATGTCGGCAGGGGTTCTCACTGTCCAGACGACGGGGCGGGAGCAATCCGCTGCACGGTTTCTCGGCTACACCGGGACGTGGACGGCGTTTGCGTACCTGCTCGCAGCCGTCGCCGGCGCTGGACGACGGATTGCGGCGATACTGCTCGCGGCTATCCTGTGGGTCCAGTGGGCGACGCTCGTCTCCTGGGTCGTCGGCGGTACCGCGGAACTGTTCGTTTCGGTGAGCATGCTCGCTGCGCTCGCGCTCGTCGTCTACCTGCTTTTCGTCCCGTTCACGCGACGAGCGGGGGAAACGACCGGCGAACGGTTCCTCCTCTTCTCGAAGCTCAAGTACCTGACCGTCCTCGGCTGGGCCGGGCTGGTGACGGTCGCGATCGTCTCCGAACAGAACCTGGCGCTGGTCGATATGTTCGTCGGGCAGGTCGCGGCGACCTACATCGACGTCGTCCTGCTCGCGGGTCTGGGGGGCATCGTCCTGCGCCACGTCGACGCGCTCGAGGCGACGGCCGCCGGGACCGACGCCCCACGTGACGTCTCGAGCGGGGACCTCGGTCACGACGCAAATCCCGTGGACTGA